The Panicum hallii strain FIL2 chromosome 9, PHallii_v3.1, whole genome shotgun sequence genome has a window encoding:
- the LOC112875433 gene encoding uncharacterized protein LOC112875433: MALNTLQLPSNLARLSSYSFSPSSASYQPKPPGRLDTRTTAKKHQKRTTSVLKCRANLHGCMDEVVQTPKDQTTEIPIVMYPSVVFPGATLQLQAFEFRYRIMMHTLLQQGLKFGVIYCGKNGRMADVGCIAHVIECERLIDGRFFLTCVGEDRFRVIEIIRTKPYVVARIQVLNDHPSSEPQDDLGSLMQQVEQHLKNVAMLSDKLNLNQKLRGDHQAEQFRRMHSAASFSFVIARLFIHDRLEQQTLLQMNDITQRLAREGMYLERRSKYLAAIAAIKDAFEHLSCNEK; this comes from the coding sequence ATGGCCCTCAATACACTGCAACTTCCATCTAACTTAGCAAGGCTAAGCAGCTACAGCTTCAGTCCATCCTCAGCTTCTTACCAGCCAAAGCCACCAGGGAGACTTGACACAAGGACCACTGcaaagaagcaccagaagagaaccACATCAGTCCTTAAATGCAGAGCCAATCTGCATGGCTGCATGGACGAGGTTGTTCAGACCCCCAAAGACCAGACGACCGAAATCCCCATCGTGATGTACCCATCAGTGGTCTTCCCTGGCGCCACACTTCAGCTGCAGGCGTTTGAGTTCAGGTACCGCATAATGATGCACACCCTTCTTCAGCAAGGCCTCAAGTTTGGGGTCATCTACTGTGGCAAGAATGGCAGGATGGCAGATGTTGGGTGCATCGCCCATGTCATCGAGTGCGAGAGGCTCATCGATGGCCGGTTCTTCCTCACCTGCGTAGGTGAAGATCGCTTCAgggtcatcgagatcatcagGACAAAGCCCTATGTTGTTGCAAGGATCCAGGTGCTGAACGACCATCCCAGCTCAGAGCCCCAGGATGACCTTGGGAGCCTGATGCAGCAGGTGGAGCAGCACCTCAAGAATGTGGCCATGCTTTCAGACAAACTGAACCTGAACCAGAAACTGAGGGGAGATCATCAGGCTGAGCAATTCCGCAGGATGCACTCTGCGGCCTCTTTCTCATTCGTAATCGCACGATTATTCATCCATGATCGCCTGGAGCAGCAAACACTGCTGCAGATGAATGACATCACCCAGCGGTTGGCGCGAGAGGGGATGTACCTGGAGCGCAGGAGCAAGTACCTGGCGGCCATTGCAGCAATCAAGGACGCCTTTGAGCACCTGTCCTGCAATGAGAAGTAG